A genome region from Cyanobacteriota bacterium includes the following:
- a CDS encoding ABC transporter ATP-binding protein has protein sequence MTDIAIRVENLSKQYRIGVQDKPPQSLRQAVSNFLGSPFKYLNTTLRPPTHDEIVWALKDVSFEVKQGEVIGVIGRNGAGKSTLLKILSRITEPTTGYAEIHGRVASLLEVGAGFHPELTGRENIYLNGTIMGMKKREIDRRFDEIVDFAGVEKYIDTPVKRYSSGMYVRLAFAVAAHLEPEILIVDEVLAVGDAIFQKKCLGKIEEVSTTEGRTVLFVSHNMSTILELCQRVILLKDGQLLESGQPNAVIETYLAEAAEKLSYTALPEPEINKGVVLRQVAVYNHQGEFAAEIDCRLPFFIEITFEACKFISQLSVSIRLVNQQGIHVLFSWAVYQTAYQAGCYRAIAQFPGELLTAGRYYIDLGAEHYRVESYHYAYRCMAFDILNTDPQFDGNLPGWGIIQPRLTWRITKE, from the coding sequence CTCAACACTACCCTGCGTCCCCCCACTCACGACGAGATTGTTTGGGCACTCAAGGATGTTTCCTTTGAAGTCAAACAAGGTGAAGTGATTGGTGTCATCGGACGCAATGGCGCAGGCAAAAGTACCCTACTGAAAATTCTCTCTCGCATCACCGAACCTACTACAGGCTATGCCGAGATTCACGGACGAGTTGCCTCCTTGCTAGAAGTCGGCGCTGGCTTTCACCCCGAACTCACCGGACGGGAAAATATCTACCTCAACGGCACCATCATGGGCATGAAAAAGCGGGAGATCGATCGGCGCTTTGACGAAATCGTAGACTTTGCTGGCGTAGAGAAATACATCGACACCCCCGTCAAACGCTACTCCTCCGGCATGTACGTCCGCCTCGCCTTTGCCGTTGCTGCCCACCTAGAACCAGAAATCTTGATCGTCGATGAAGTCCTCGCTGTAGGGGATGCCATTTTTCAAAAAAAGTGTTTGGGTAAAATTGAAGAAGTTTCTACAACGGAAGGACGTACTGTATTGTTCGTTAGCCACAATATGAGTACTATCTTGGAACTATGCCAACGAGTAATACTCCTAAAAGATGGGCAACTGTTGGAGTCCGGTCAGCCTAACGCAGTCATTGAAACCTATCTAGCTGAGGCAGCCGAGAAGTTATCCTACACAGCTCTCCCAGAACCAGAAATTAACAAAGGTGTTGTACTTCGCCAAGTCGCTGTCTATAATCATCAAGGTGAGTTCGCCGCCGAAATAGACTGTCGCTTACCCTTCTTCATAGAGATAACTTTTGAGGCTTGTAAGTTTATTAGCCAACTCTCTGTCTCCATTCGTCTTGTAAATCAGCAGGGAATTCATGTGTTATTTTCCTGGGCTGTTTATCAAACAGCATATCAAGCAGGTTGTTATCGAGCTATTGCTCAATTTCCGGGAGAACTATTAACAGCAGGACGCTACTATATCGATTTAGGAGCAGAGCATTATCGTGTTGAGTCCTATCATTATGCGTATAGATGTATGGCATTTGATATCCTCAACACCGATCCACAGTTTGATGGTAACTTACCAGGGTGGGGGATCATTCAACCACGGTTAACTTGGCGAATCACAAAGGAGTAA